From the Buteo buteo chromosome 1, bButBut1.hap1.1, whole genome shotgun sequence genome, one window contains:
- the TBC1D9 gene encoding TBC1 domain family member 9 isoform X1 has product MWVNPEEVLLANALWVTERANPYFILQRRKGHGGDGGGGGLAGLLVGTLDVVLDSSARVAPYRILYQAPDSLVYWTIACGCSRKEITEHWEWLEQNLLQTLSIFENENDINTFVRGKIQGIIAEYNKINGIKEDDDTEKFKEAIVKFHKLFGMPEEEKLVNYYSCSYWKGKVPRQGWVYLSINHLCFYSFLMGREAKLVIRWVDITQLEKNATLLFPDMIKVSTRSSEHFFSVFLNISETFKLMEQLANIAMRQLLDNEGFEQDRSLPKLKKKSPKKVSALKRDLDARAKSERYRALFRLPKDEKLDGHTDCTLWTPFNKMHILGQMFVSTNYICFTSKEENLCSLIIPLREVTIVEKADSSSVLPSPLSISTKNRMTFLFANLKDRDFLVQRISDFLQQTSSKIYLEKNISGSYINSDDEVFTRSSSLISASPHKSRSSESEGERQFNLNDNGIPTATQALMTMFRRRSPEEFNPKLAKEFLKEQAWKIHFAEYGQGVCMYRTEKTRDLVLKGIPESKRGELWLLFSGAINEMATHPGYYEDLVEKSMGKYNLATEEIERDLHRSLPEHPAFQNEMGIAALRRVLTAYAFRNPNIGYCQAMNIVTSVLLLYAKEEEAFWLLVALCERMLPDYYNTRVVGALVDQGVFEELARDYVPQLYDCMQDLGVISTISLSWFLTLFLSVMPFESAVVVVDCFFCEGIKVIFQLALAVLDANVDKLLNCKDDGEAMTVLGRYLDSVTNKDSTLPPIPHLHSLLSDDLEPYPEVDIFRLIRSSYEKFGSIQADLIEQMRFKQRLKVIQTLEDTTKRNVVRTIVTETSFTIDELEELYALFKAEHLTSCYWGGNSNAVDRHDPSLPYLEQYRIDFEQFKGMFTLLFPWACGTHSDVLAARLFRLLDENGDLLINFREFVSGLSAACHGDLTEKLKLLYKMHVLPDPSPEQEEPDSAFEATQYFFEDITPECTHVVGLDGRNKQGVDDGFVTVSLKTDKGKKSSQENRNYLRMWSQENKSKAKNTKDLPKLNQGQFIELCKTMYNMFSEDPNEQDLYHATAAVTSLLLEIGEVGKLFSAQPTKETDSSSNNCSKTIQSELFQKKEHQQYPLEQHKPFQSSLVTNDEEAVCTDSTLGMQMEDIKLEDSSPRDNGACSSMLISDDDTKDDSSMSSYSVLSAGSHEEEKLHCEDIGEDTVLVRSNHTTSLRRSTSIDRDWAITFEQFLASLLTEPALVRYFDKPVSMMARITNAKNIRMMGKPITSASDYEISTMSG; this is encoded by the exons CAAAATCAATGGCATCAAGGAGGATGACGATACAGAAAAATTTAAGGAAGCCATAGTGAAATTTCACAAACTTTTTGGGATGCCAGAAGAAGAGAAATTAGTGAACTACTACTCCTGCAGTTACTGGAAGGGGAAGGTTCCCCGTCAGGGCTGGGTGTATCTCAGCATTAATCACCTTTGCTTTTACTCTTTCCTCATGGGCAGGGAAG CAAAGTTAGTTATCCGCTGGGTTGATATCACTCAACTTGAGAAGAATGCTACACTGCTCTTTCCTGATATGATCAAAGTGAGCACAAGGTCAAGTGAACATTTCTTCTCAGTATTCCTTAATATCAGTGAGACATTTAAACTAATGGAACAGCTTGCCAATATAGCTATGCGACAGCTTTTGGACAATGAAGGATTTGAACAAGACAGGTCATTacccaaactgaaaaagaaatccccCAAAAAAGTATCTGCACTAAAACG ggaCCTTGATGCCAGAGCAAAGAGTGAGAGATACCGTGCATTGTTCCGTCTTCCCAAGGATGAGAAATTAGATGGACATACAGACTGTACTCTCTGGACTCCATTCaacaaaatgcatattttgGGTCAGATGTTTGTTTCTACAAACTACATTTGCTTTACTAGTAAAGAAGAGAACTTGTGCAGCCTTATTATCCCTCTTCGAGAg GTGACAATAGTGGAAAAGGCAGACAGCTCCAGTGTGTTGCCCAGCCCGTTATCAATCAGCACAAAAAACAGAATGACATTCCTCTTTGCCAACTTGAAAGACAGAGACTTTCTTGTACAGAGGATCTCAGACTTTCTGCAACAAACCTCTTCAAAAATATACTtggaaaagaatatttctgGAAGCTATATCAACTCAGATGATGAG GTGTTTACAAGATCAAGTAGTTTAATTTCTGCCAGCCCTCATAAAAGCCGCAGTTCTGAATCAGAAGGAGAGCGACAGTTCAATCTCAATGACAATGGCATTCCAACAGCAACTCAAGCTTTAATGACAATGTTTCGGCGGAGGTCACCTGAGGAGTTCAACCCCAAGCTG gCTAAAGAGTTTTTGAAGGAACAGGCCTGGAAGATTCACTTTGCTGAATATGGCCAAGGAGTCTGTATGTATCGTACAGAGAAAACCAGAGACCTTGTGCTAAAGGGCATTCCAGAAAGCAAGAGAGGGGAACTTTGGCTACTATTTTCAG GAGCCATTAATGAAATGGCCACTCATCCTGGCTATTATGAGGACCTAGTGGAGAAATCGATGGGGAAGTATAATCTTGCTACAGAAGAGATAGAGAGGGATCTGCACCGCTCCCTTCCAGAACACCCTGCGTTCCAGAATGAGATGGGTATTGCTGCTCTAAGGAGAGTCTTGACAGCTTATGCTTTTAGAAATCCAAACATAGGATACTGTCAG gCTATGAATATTGTCACTTCAGTACTCCTCCTTTACGCGAAAGAGGAGGAAGCTTTCTGGCTGCTGGTGGCTCTGTGTGAACGTATGCTACCTGACTACTACAACACAAGAGTTGTTG GAGCACTGGTGGATCAGGGTGTCTTTGAAGAGTTGGCTCGTGACTATGTTCCACAGCTTTATGACTGCATGCAGGACTTGGGTGTAATATCCACCATTTCCCTGTCCTGGTTCCTCACTCTTTTCCTCAGTGTAATGCCATTTGAAAGTGCAGTGGTGGTTGTGGattgtttcttctgtgaagGAATAAAGGTGATATTTCAATTAGCGCTCGCTGTCCTCGATGCTAATGTAGACAAGCTGCTTAACTGTAAAGATGATGGAGAAGCCATGACAGTCTTGGGAAg atATTTGGACAGCGTAACTAATAAGGACAGCACTCTTCCACCCATTCCTCATCTTCACTCACTGCTCAGTGATGATTTAGAGCCTTATCCTGAGGTGGATATCTTCAGACTAATCAGGTCTTCCTATGAG aAATTTGGAAGTATCCAAGCAGATTTAATTGAACAAATGAGATTCAAACAAAGGCTGAAAGTTATCCAAACCCTTGAAGATACTACAAAGCGCAATGTG GTACGAACTATTGTGACAGAGACATCTTTTACTATCGATGAACTGGAGGAACTGTATGCTCTTTTCAAG GCAGAACATCTGACTAGCTGCTACTGGGGAGGAAACAGCAATGCTGTTGACCGGCATGATCCCAGCCTGCCTTATCTGGAGCAGTACCGGATTGACTTTGAGCAGTTCAAGGGGATGTtcactcttctctttccttgggCATGTGGAACTCATTCAGATGTATTGGCTGCACGCTTATTCAGGCTTCTTGATGAAAATGGAGACTTGCTCATCAACTTCCGTGAATTCGTCTCTGGGCTAA GTGCAGCATGCCATGGAGATCTTACAGAGAAGCTGAAGCTACTGtataaaatgcatgttttgcCTG ATCCATCCCCTGAGCAAGAAGAGCCAGACTCTGCTTTTGAAGCTACGCAGTACTTTTTTGAAGACATCACACCAGAATGTACACATG TTGTTGGCCTAGACGGCAGGAACAAACAAGGAGTAGATGATGGGTTTGTTACAGTGAGTCTGAAAACAGACAAAG GCAAGAAGAGCTCACAAGAGAATCGAAATTATCTGAGAATGTGGAGCCAAGAGAAtaaatccaaagcaaaaaacaCAAAGGACTTGCCCAAACTGAATCAG GGACAGTTCATTGAACTGTGCAAGACAATGTACAATATGTTCAGTGAAGACCCCAATGAACAAGATCTGTACCACGCTACTGCTGCTGTGACAAGCTTGCTTTTGGAGATAGGTGAGGTTGGTAAGCTCTTCAGTGCGCAGCCCACAAAAGAGACAGACAGCAGCAGTAACAATTGCAGCAAAACTATTCAGAGCGAgctgtttcagaagaaagagcACCAGCAGTACCCCCTCGAACAGCACAAGCCATTCCAAAGCAGCCTTGTCACCAACGATGAGGAGGCCGTTTGCACCGACAGCACCCTGGGCATGCAGATGGAAGACATTAAGCTCGAAGACTCTTCTCCCAGAGACAACGGAGCCTGTTCTTCCATGCTCATTTCCGACGATGATACAAAAGATGATAGTTCGATGTCCTCCTACTCAGTACTGAGTGCAGGCTcacatgaagaagaaaagctgcacTGCGAGGACATCGGTGAAGACACCGTTTTGGTACGGAGCAACCACACCACTTCTCTTCGTAGAAGCACTAGCATTGACAGAGACTGGGCCATTACTTTTGAACAATTTTTAGCCTCCCTTTTGACTGAGCCAGCTCTGGTTAGGTACTTTGACAAGCCTGTGTCCATGATGGCTAGGATTACTAATGCTAAAAACATAAGGATGATGGGTAAACCAATAACCTCGGCCAGTGACTATGAAATCTCTACTATGTCGGGATAA